The Onychomys torridus chromosome X, mOncTor1.1, whole genome shotgun sequence genomic interval ACAAACTCCAGGCGCTGAATGTTTCTCATCACCAGGGAGAGCTGGTCAAGGAAAGTGTTGATGGAAATTCTGAAGAGGACAGGGTCTTCAGTAGTCCACCTACTGAAATTGAGAGAAAGAAGCACTGTCAGGGAAATGATGAGGGACCTGTTTAGGTCCACCACACTGTGCTTTCCTGCTTACATTAAGTTCACCAGTGTCTCCATTAGGGCACCCCTAGAATGCACACTGCCTCCCAACCCGGAGGCACCCCTACTCCAGACTTTAGGAATACTGACACAGCCAAGATACTGTCATTCACTGTGAGCTCCTGCTGAACCATCACTTGCTGGCGACGGGAATTGGAGACCAGGGATCTGCGGGCCATGTCTGCCTCCACTGCAGACCTGAAAGGCACTGTTACAGAGCTGGGAGGAGATAAGGTTAAGGTACCATCCACTACTTAGTTTCCCTTTGCCTGGATACACTTCCCTAGGCCTGCCTGTCAATGAGCGCTCCTGCCACCCGAGCCCAATCACCTCCTACCTCCCCAGTGATTCGGGTCTTCTTCTATACACTTCAGCCCTCTAAGGCAAGGAGTCTCCTTGTCCTGTCAGGATGTCAACTGCTGTACTGGACTGCCCACACTACACCCATCTGCCCTTTCCCTAGTCATCTGTGCCCCGTGCCCCAAAAGCCTTCCATGGAAGTTTTAGCCTCCCTATGATCCAGTGGCCCCTGCCTAGGGTCTCTTAGGAAAGGATACAACTCCAGGAGTCGATTTCCAGTTGTTGATGCAGTATCTCCGCTGGGTCCAGGGACAAGTGGTGGCTGCTCGCTGTGGGGAACAACAGCCGCCTCTTCAGCGGCTGCACCGGACCCTACGGGACTGGCTGGGCTGGGGCTGCCTGGAGCAGCCTGGCTACCAGGAGCAGCTGGGCTACTGGAATCTTGTGGGCCACTCTGAGGGAAGCTGCCATGGTCACCTTCAGTCGCCGAACTTTgagagctagcctgggcttcGGGTGCTTGAGGACTCTGCTGCCCATCCTCACCTTCTTCAGCCCCTGCTCTCCCATCTATGCCCTCATCAGGGTTCTGCATGACTACTCTGGCTTTCTCCTCAGCACTCCAACCCTGCCACTAACACAACCGGACCACTCACACTCGGCCGAGAAAAGGAAGTACTTGTGCCAAGTGCAGCGGGTTTATACAGAGAAAAGCACGTGAGGCCCAATGCGCATGTGCAAACAAGATCTCGCGAGGATTGGTTCCCGCTAAACTAGCGTTCTGTTCAGATTCTCATGCAAGCGCGCCCCCGGCAGAAgtcggtgggggtgggggtgcgccTCTGAGAGCCCACAAAGTACAGCTCTCTCACACAGCTCCCTCCTTGTGGGGGAGATATGGGACTCTCCAATATAGGTTTCCTCCAAACTGCCCCACCCATGAGCGGCACTGATCCCAGCAAGCTAGCTGCCAGGGAAGCTCAGCCTGGCAGCAGGAGTGGGTGGGTGGTGCTACCTGGGTATTCAGAGTGCAAGCTGACTGACCAGTGTCCCGAACACCCTGACATGTCAGGATCCTGCTATGATGGTTCTGCCTGGACCCACAACACCCTCATACACAATTCAGTGCTCTTCAGCTGGGCATGGCCTAGTGATACTGATTAGTGTGACTGAAAGAGTAAGCTCACCACAGCCCTTGATTACTGTGATCCACGAGCAGGGTGGGCTTATAGAAACCATCTGTCATAGCAGCAGCCTCTGTTTGGAGCCCAGCACACAAGCTCGCCCTTAGTCATGTGAAAGAGTTGTACTTACACTCTCAGTGAAGCCATGAGTGCTTTCAGGGGTAGAGCTTCTCCTGTGTTTCCCTCTTGGGGAGGGGATTGTCTGCTCAGTTGTGTTTCCTGCTTGGAGGCGTTCAGGTGGTGAGGGACTGTGGATTCCTGTTAGGTGTGTAAGAAGGGTGAGCAACCATGCAGGCTGAAGCCTCTGTTAACATGTGGCACTCCAGCATGATGCATGTTTATCCACATAAAGCACaaaaaaagcttaaaagaaaGGGTTCTAGACATAAAAAAAATGGAGCAAAGggggattacagatacacagtgAAGACATATTCAGACTGAGAAAACCTCTAAATGGGCTAAGGtaagtttaaaaaatgtgtgtaagcttgagagagaaagagaaagaatatataaaaccttaaattaaaaatatagatttaaaataataaaataaactccttagaaatggaaataaagtaatataaaggagATGAGCCACTTGAGGATAGAAAATACATGGAGagtctgtgtggtggtattgttttccccaaaatattgtgcacgctaataaacttatctggagtcagagacagaacagccacaatattaaacatgaggataggcagtggtagcacatgcctttaatcctagcactccagaggcagaaatccatctgttcaaggatacagccaagcatggtgactcatgcctttaatcccagaaaaaaatgagcctttactcccagggagtgacggcagaaagagaaaggtatataaggcatgaagaccaggaactagaagcatttggctggttaagcttttaggctttggagcagcacagttcagctgagacccattcggatgaggactcacagaagcttccagtctgaggaaacaggatcacctgaggaactggtgaggtgaggaagttgtggcttgttctgcttctctgatcttccagcatttaccccaataactggccttgggtttgattttattaatactctttaagattcctgctacgcctttaatcccagcactcgggaggcagagccactcggatctctgtgagtttgaggccagcctgggctacaaagagagttccaggaaagccacaaagctacccagagaaaccctgtctcgaaaaaacaaaaaacaaaaacaaagcaaaacaaacaaacaaaaaagattcctgctacaagtctggattatgtatgttgtgttttctttgaatttgtttgaCTGTTAATGAactaactgctgagagacatttcaTTGTGGGGACTGCTAGGTttaaccaacctatatattttgaaagtatcttgacttcaaagtttgAGTCTTGGGATGTATTGCTTTGAgaaggaggttctgcttttatttccacagaaaattaGAGGCTATTGATTCATTCTGGGTCAATAAGGATAAAGATTGAtcgaggaagaccccctgaaaatcctgactacagataTGTGGAAATAAACTTAAAGTAACTATTAGACACATTATGTATAATTTACCTgcccaaacataaaacaaaaaagatcatGAGTACTATTCAATCTTGTCCACCTAAAGAGTCTATCCATTGTTGTATTCTTTTGGGTGAATAGTCTGAGGCCTTATTTTCTTGCTTCTCAGCCCCTCTTCACATGAGTGTTGTGTGTACAACCCAGTGGCCCTACAACTAAGTAATTTCTTTCAACCCCTCCTTAAAGGTAAAGaactaattttatttcttctgggAAAGTAACTCACTCTGTAAGAGCTCCCTATTCCTCTGTCTTCTCACTGCTCTTCCTGGCCTAGCACTTGTCACCAGCCATTGCCACcactttaaaaaagatatttatttatttgtctatttatttatatatggtgatattttatttgtgctgaaatgtgatttgatttgtatgctaataaataaaagtgcctgggggtcagagctaagtaagccatagcagaagtctggcagtggtggtgcacgcccttaatcctgatcacatgacaggcacatctctgtgtgttcatggatacaggcagcatggagacacacgcctttaatctcaataccaaccatagaagacctggaggtctgtacagacaagcagtgacgaggaggtcatgtggctgggtttacaaccaatgagaaggcagaacagaaagtctataaaaaaatacagacacacaggacgGCAGTGGCAGCTGGTGGTAAGAAGGCTGTctcagctcttggctactgctctctgatctctgggtttttaactctgcatttggctctgtgtttcttatttaataagactgttcagaattacatctacatttatacatttttttgagtgtgcatgcatatgcacatacatatcttgactatatgtatgtgtaccatatgcaagCAGATgcctatggagtccagaagagggtgtcagatctacTGGAATTGGAGTGACATGAAGTTGCAagctacctgatgtggatgctgagagcTGAGTCTGATCCTCTGCAAAATcaggaagtgctcttaagtgctgaaccaTTTCTTTAGTCTCCATCATCACTTTTTgaagggagagagacaaggaCATATTGCTGATGACATTTGcacctgtagttttctttcttagcCAGACTTCCTGATTGGAAAGATCTATGGGCTTTTACTTTCCTTAGGACAGTGAGTTCTCCTTTCTGCCATAGTACATTTGTAACCAATTTCAGTTTGTGCACTTCTTTTCACTTGGGATACATTTTCAAAAAACTGTTCCAAATTCAATCTGCagactctcaaaagaaaaacaaacttaaagcaaaaaaaaaaaaaaaaatgcttccagcCATACCTCTTCCTAGTGATGCTgttaaaatgtgttaaaaatatcACACTGAGCCCCTTTAATATATTAGcatgttaataaaaaatttaaactttgaAAAATTGTACAACTGAAGGGCACATGGAATACATTGAATAAGAAACAtaactgtgcatgtgtatgactCTATTAATGGAcagaattattataaatataggTTAGTGTATTATAAGGATTTAATCTGGAAGATTATGCACAAGACTGTTCATAGTGCTTAATGCAAAGACTGAAATTAGGAGAGATTTTTCCCTTGTAAAAATTCACTTTTGTATAAAGcacatataattttattagtACATATTAACTGTTCAAAATAATTAGTTTCATTATGAAatgttcacacatgcatatggTATACTTTGATCCTATGTACCATCCCCATTTTCCTcttatctttcttctcttttccttaattCCCCTTATATTTtagaagaattttaatttttttaattaaatttgttttatatgcGTGAGTGTTTGgcttgtatatatgtctgtgcctcatgtgtgtgcctagtaTTTTCAGTggtcaggagaggccattgggttctctggaactggaattacagccagttgtgagccaccatgtgggtgcttggaactgaacctaggtgctctgtaagagcagtaaggactctcaaccactgagccatctcttgagacTGAATTTGTTTCtctagacagtgtttctcaacctatgggtcatgaacCCTTTGGGGTCAGAAAACCCTTTCACATGGGTAACATATCAGATATCcacattatgattaataacagtagcaaaattacaattatgaagtagcaatgaaaataatgttatggttgggatcacaacatgaggaactgtattaaagggttgcagcattagggaagttgagaatcactgctctagacTCTATATACAGTAGAAAAAGTGTGgtacttgtctttctgagaccaatctatttcatttaacataatctCTAGTTTCACTCATTTTCCTGAAGAtgacatgatttaatttttttctcattaaacattttttaatggcTCTCAAAATTCTGTGATAGATTTTTGGCTAAACTGTTTTCATTGAAAAGTGCTGACTTAAAAAACTAGTAACTTCAAACTGATACACAAGAACACAGAGTGACttacatgtagttagagttttcctgcctggcccacagtcaggacaaatctctctcacccgccaggcccatagacactcagaaccaaccaagtaaacacacagaaacttacattgtttacaaactgtatggccgaggcaggcttcttgttatttacttcttctatcttaaattaacccatttgtattaatctataagttgccacgtggctcatggcttaccagtaccttacatcttccttgtcatggcggtgcctggcagcgtctctccaccagccttccacctcccagaattctcttccctcttgtcctgcctgtatttcctgcctggctactggccaaacagcattttatttatacagagcgatatccacagcacttacaaaatatcctcttttctttctgaaggTTTTAGGATTAATTGTTATGACTAACCAGTCTATTACTACTAAGCTTAAATGCCCAGCCAAGATGAACAGCTCTGAGACCATTTTTCTATCATTGATTAAGACTTTGGTGGGAGATGTTAATAAAATTATTCATCTACTCTTCTGAGATTTCTAAGCAGACTTGGTGACCTTGCCAGCTCCACATCAACCATCTGCCTCATACCACAAGCAGCAAAATGACCCAGAGAAGGATAGTCAGAAAAGCTCTCAATACACATGGGCTTGACTAGAGCCATGTCAAAAATGACAGCATCACCAGATTTCAAGATTTTGGAACTATCTTCCAGATTCTTGATGGAAtgattatttgtcttttcttttaactcAGTAAATCTGCATGCTATGTGAGCTATATGACAATATAGTATAGGAACATAGTCAACACTAATTTGGTATGGTTGGCTCAGGATA includes:
- the LOC118573726 gene encoding EKC/KEOPS complex subunit LAGE3-like; this translates as MQNPDEGIDGRAGAEEGEDGQQSPQAPEAQASSQSSATEGDHGSFPQSGPQDSSSPAAPGSQAAPGSPSPASPVGSGAAAEEAAVVPHSEQPPLVPGPSGDTASTTGNRLLEFSVTVPFRSAVEADMARRSLVSNSRRQQVMVQQELTVNDSILAVRWTTEDPVLFRISINTFLDQLSLVMRNIQRLEFVAVVKRGRRRSRES